Below is a genomic region from Miscanthus floridulus cultivar M001 chromosome 1, ASM1932011v1, whole genome shotgun sequence.
TTTAAGATGGCGTTTGGATCAGCGAAATGTAACGTAATTACATTACGGAGGGGATGGGATGATGATACAGCTGTTTGGTTCAACTCGGTCCGTTATGGAGTACCCCGCAATCAGATACGGACCCGTTCACGGCCGATACCGCCCATCCTCAAGCTTTATCGCATTACGCAGCAGTTGCCGTTATCAGTTTCCATTACTTTTTTGCAACCGACATATCACGGGAATCAAAGATCCCCTTGCTGCTCCCCGCGTGATCTGTTTTCCTTACCATTTACGTTTCCATCCATGGAAACAAACGCCTTCTAAAAGTTATTCTACTTGCATTATTTAATAAACTGCAACATGTGAAACTGCTTTCTCTTTACATACTAAATATCTTATAAACCATATAAAATTTCCTTGTTTGACCTAGTTCATGTTTACAACTAGAGCTCACCCAGAAAATACTATATCTTATTGGTTTCCATTGTTTCTTAAGATTGAAGCACGTGGTCTTCCTCTTACTCCGGAGGTATTGCTTTTATTGCCTCCATTCTCTTCAATTACATTTAACTCAGAGGATGCTAATGGAACAACGACTGGAGAGAAATGTAAACCTGAAGTAGCCAAAACTGGACTTGGGTCATCAGCTGCCATGACCACATCAGTTGTTGCAGCTGTTCTTCACTATCTTGGTGCCGTTAACCTTTCATGTCCGGGACAATCTTCCGGTGATAATGCTACTGGACAAGGTCTTGACTTGGTTCACGCTATTGCCCAAAGTGCACATTGTATAGCACAAGGGAAAATTGGAAGTGGTTTTGATGTTAGTGCTGCTGTCTATGGGAGTCAACGCTATGTAAGGTTTTCTCCAGAAATACTCTCCTCGGCTCAGGTAAGAAACCTCAGTGGCAGATAACGTGCACCTCATCAACTTTTTCAGTGTAATCTCACTACATTTGAAGAGCTGGTAACTATGACTGCAATATTTACAGGCTACAGGTGGGACTTCCTTGCCAGATGTAGTATCAGATATTGTTACGCAAAGGTGGGATCATGAGAATAAACAGTTTTCATTACCTCCTCTGATGACCCTTGTAAGTCACCAAGCCTCATGGTCAATGGCCGGtttttccaaaatggcaatcaaatcATTTTACTGGTTTTCACCAGCCACCATAACTACTGGTCTGCTATGCTGCTACTAGTGGTATAGGATTTACAGTTTCTTTACTAGATACTGCAATGCTATGATGCTTATAGGCTATAGCCATTAGGCCATGTCTTATGCTCATAGTGGCAGCAAGTGCGATGAGACTGCTGTTATAACCTCATGTCATATCTATCTCACACGCATACCATGCTAATATTGATGTCATCCAGATTTGAAAAGTGATAAGTTGTAGAATGGCTGGTCCCATTTTATTTTCATCATCACCAGATACTTCTCTCGTTTCATGTTAAGTCTATCACAGCCTTGCCTTCTCTTAAAAATATCCTTGCAAAGTTGTATCTTTATTAATATTTCTTCACTTGATATATATTATAAGACTTGTGTGGCTCACATTGCAAAACAGCACAAGGTTAAAAAGAAATGTTGCCTTGGCCTTGCACAGTGGACATCTTAGCCAAAAGTACAAAGCATAGCATAAAAAAATTGCATTTCTGTTCACAAGACAGTATGAATAGGAAGGGGCAAGGGGCGCGcgcgtgggggtgggggtggggtggggtggaggGTTGAGGATTTGTGTCAATGTCAACAGTATTTTTATTTTCTACATATGTTTGTTTTTTGCTAGCTCCTTGGGGAACCTGGAACCGGAGGATCATCTACTCCATCAATGGTTGGATCTGTGAAACGGTGGCAGAAGTCTGACCCTGAGAAATCCAAAGATACATGGAGTAAACTGGCCATTGCCAATTCAGCGCTGGAGAACCAACTGAGAATCTTAAAAGGACTTTCTGAAAATCACTGGGAGGCATATGAGTCTGTAGTGCGGTCCTGTAGTCATCTCACGTATGGGAAGGTAACTACATAATTATGTTATATACTTATATCTATTATATTACACTATCCAATTTCCGCAAAGAACTTAGCATTTGTTTGGAGTAATAGATTGATGAATAAGGAAAAGGCTGTGTTAGGATAAACCATAATATTTTGGTTTTTAGTTTTTGGTTGACTGGGAGCTTGTACTCCCATTTTTAATCACCAACTGAAAGTAATCTTTTATTATTCTTTTAAATGAATTCTCTGTTTCTTTGTTCTCTGCAGTGGACAGAGGTGGCTACTAACCAAGATCAAGAATTAATTGTTAGATCATTGTTGGCTGCAAGGGATGCTTCCCTTGAGATAAGGCTTCACATGCGAGAGATGGGTATAGCAGCCGGTGTTCCAGTAAGGCCCCCTTTACAAAACTGCAAGTATTGTAGTATAGCATGTTCAAAGAAGTATATTCAGTATGATGTTTGGCATAGTCACAGCAATATGGATCACTAATGTATGAAATTGTAGATATATATTAGGGTCAATATTATTAGTCAAGCTTGTTTGTCATCTTTGCCCTAATTTTGTAGATTGAGCCAGATTCACAAACACAGCTACTAGATGACACTATGAATATGGAGGGTGTTTTACTGGATGGAGTTCCCGGAGCTGGTGGCTTCGATGCAGTATACTCAGTGACTTTGGGGGATGCAAATAATGCTGTAGCAAATGCTTGGAGCTCAGTTGGCGTTCTGCCACTTCTTGTTCGAGAAGACTGCCATGGTGTTTCTTTGGAAGATGCTGACCCAAGAACAAGGGAGGTGTCAGCAGCTGTATCGTCCATTCAGATTAATTGATTCCACTGTTAATAGTTCTATTTGTGTATCTATGGTGTACCATTATTTATTCTCTTGTTCTTTTATAAGTACCAAATTGTGTCGAATGCTAGGAGGTACGAGGTTAAAATAAGTGCTGCACTTGCAGCAAGATAGCACGTTATTTACAAGACTGTTCATGAGTGTAGAAAATAAGGAATTCTAGGGGTTTCCACGGAATTAGTGACTTGTAACGATGGAATATACGTGAGGAACTGTAAGCTATTCAACAAACACATACTGCAAACCTTGCATTTGCTACCGTTTTGCATGGTTTGTATGATAATTCAGTATGTGTTAGTGTTTGAAAGGAGGTGTGGTTTATATGATGATGGTGTTTGATATTTGACCTTATCCTATGATAGGTCGTGCTTTGGCTTCCGGGTGAAGAAACAGAGGGGGTATAACTGTGGAATGAAGAAACGACCAGAGTCCAAAGGCTTTTCTATCATTTTGATTTTTGAGGTCGTGGATTCCGGAAGTGGTCACTGCCCAGCTGGGTGGTATGTTGCCTAGCGTGCCTATGCTTTCCTCCTGCCGGTGATACTATTCGCCAATCAATCAATTTGCAGTTTGTTTGCTCGgttgtaaacgatcgtggattataagctagaacaaTATGTTTTTTACATATTAAATCAGCCAgcaataataatccacgatcgaaACGAACAGGATTGTTTCagtcgaaacgaacaggctgtcgaTTTGTTCGTAAGATAGGCAAGGTATTCCTCAATTTGGCACCTCTTACATAAATCAAAGGAAACTAATTGCCTTCACTGAAGACTATGAGCAGCTCCAGGGTGTCACTTTTACAACTTTCTTGACCTTTGATTTGCACTCTATATGCTGAGGCTGAAAGTGCGTGTCCTGAACTGCTAGTAGAACCCTTTCACCCTCTCATATGGTACACCTACACCGATTTTTGCTACGAGCCTACGACTACGTTGACACTAACAGCATCTTCGTGCTCTGGTCTGCACATCTCCGCCTTCTAGACTCAGTCTCTATCACGTCAAATATTTGATACATATATAGAgttttaaatatagactaaaaaataattaattatacagattatgactaatttacgagatgaattttttaagcctaattagtctatgatttgacagtGTGGTGCTATAATAACCTCATGTGCTAAtgccggattaattaggcttaataaattcatctcgcgggtTACTGAGGACTTAtgcaatttgttttattattactattcgaACACTCCATGTGACACCCCTATGTGACACCCCTAAACTTTTTCCCCCTGGATTTAACTCTTTTTTTATCCATAGGGCTAAAGTTTATCCCACCTCTTTTAGTCACCTTTTAGCCCTCATAGATCCAAACAAGAGGGCTAAAAGTGGGGAGCTAAACTTTAGCCCAACCATTTTCCATTAGCCCCTCCAAAGTGGGCTAAAGAGAGCTAAAAGTGGCCCCCCAGTACCAAAAGACGCATATTACCCACACATATCCCTTTGCATGGTTGTTCATGAGTATTAATTAGGGGCAAAAGGTCATGGTAGGTACATGGCTAATCTTTAGCCCCTAGATCCAAACAGTCCtgtgggctaaactttagccttTACCCCCTTCATTCTAAGGGATAATCTTTAGCCCTAGATTAAACTTTAGCCCATGGATCAAATAGGGCCTTAAACAAGGCCTTAGCTTTCGCCACTTATGTAGTAATTGTTACTGATCATGTTTAGTTTGAGGTTGTTCGGCTAGTACTAAAGTCAGCTgaaactgatttgttgtgagagaaaaataccatagattctagctgataagccggctgttaagtttaagaaaaaaaaaccttttaaGGTCAAATCCTATTTTAAGTGACAAGATCATGTTTTATTGTTAAACGTCAGCTCAGCATTAATTATCTGCACACGGTGGGTATCTGAAACTGCATCAAAACGGTTCAGCATGTATATGTGCTTGTTCTTATCCTAGCTTGGATAGGGCTCGCTTTGAGCTTTGGGTGAGGAAATGCGGAAGATCAACGGCAAGATACTTTTTCTAGTTTGACCTATCGAAGAGGCTAGCTTGTTTGTAGGCTATAATTCTATAatatttggctttggctttttggAAACGCTGAAGGTCACGGAATGCCAGGTATTATCCAATCACCAATCAATGGAAATTTGTTTGTAAAATAAGTGTGACTTTTGTTACTAGTGACTCTTTTTGCATAAATCAGTGGTCCAGACTCCAGACGAATCAGCGTTCTAAACGGCACTACGTCTATTCTCAAAAACCATATTCGGGCATATCAAAAGATGCATAGTTCTGTGAAATTCTAAGGTAATTTTGTGATACTTTTTAAGGAAAAGTGGTGATGCGGAACCATAGTTGGAATGAGCCAATGAGGGGAGCAGGAGAAAGGATGGTGGAAAATTAGCGTGTTTGGCTGGTCTAGTCAGCTTATTCtttctcacagaacactattaaaTCAACTGAAACCAATCAAAATAAGGTCGAAATGTGACCAGCCGAACTAACCCGAGGTCGGTCTAGAGTTGAAAGGTAGGATGAAGGCTAGTGTTGTCTATCCTAATACCACCACTTAAGGGGTAGatagagctagaattttatgtggtCACTCTCCGGTCATAATGCTATTTTGTCAGTTAGAAATaatgttttataattttttttaaatagatAATGAATAGAATTTTAAGACCAGTCTTAGTGGGGTTTCATGTCCCAATTTTCAACGCATCCATATCTTCATCCTCATGAAACTCTCTCTATTTCCATGAAACATTTATCATCTCTCTCGTCATCAATATAGTGCCACATCAATGTATTTAATGACTATGAAAGTCTGATGAAACCCCATTGAGACTGGTCTAATACAATGACGTAGTTCCAACCCTGCCCCTGGCGCCAATTATGCTCATCATGTAGCGTGTGTTTGGTTCATATTCAATTTAAGCCTGGCTAGCTTTTCGAGCCAGGCGACTTAGCCAGGTTGGCACAAGCTAATAGCCACTTGTTTGATTGGAGTGATTGCTAAAGCTTGGTtaagttttggtctgtttggttgTTTGTTTTGGCTTGCGTAGAATCACCTTGTCTTAAGACCGGTAAGTTTACCCGTTGACATATTTTGTCGAACACGATACCTTCGCCATGGTCAGTGCAACATCATCCTCTGTGCTCCTACTCTGCCTCCCCCGGAGCTGCTCGAGCGCGTGGTAAGGAGGCGCAGGATCCGCCGGAGTTGCTCGAGCGCGTGGTGGTCCCCGAGGTCCGCGCGAAGGTAGTCGACGGGCGCGCCGGCGGCCACGGCCTCGGTGCTCGGAGCGAGACCGCGTCTAGCGAGGCGGAGGTCGGAGCGGCACGAGGTCGTTGGGGTCGTCGTTCTTCGGGTCCGGCGCGCGAGGCAGGGCGTGGCGCAGCTGGTGCGCACGCTGGGCGAGTGCGCGCGGCAGAGTAAGGCGTGGATGCGCGCCGGCGGCGAGCCCAAGTGTCTGGTGGATTTCTGGATGCAGGACACGCTGCGCGAGATCGAcgaggcggcagcggcggggcGCCCTCCGCCGTGCACACTGACGACAAGGAAAGCCAAGGACTTCGCTTGACGCGACAGAGAGATCAACGAGGAAGTTCAGACGACGAGACCCGGCAGAGAGATCGACGCGCCAGACGAGGAAGCCAAGGACCTCGCTCTCCACCAGGCTTGGGCGTGGACGCTGGGGATCTCGGGCTCGGTCGAAAGTGACCGCCGAAGATCTGGAAGGAGCCGCAGTCGAGCACGGACGCCGGGGACGCTCGGGCTCGGGCTTGGGCGCGGACGCCGGGGCCGATGACCATCCTGCGCGGGCGGAGGTGATGCAACTGTTAGACGTCGCCGCTTGGGCCAGGGAGGAGGGAGATGACGACGACTAGCTGCGGGAGGTGCGGTGTGGAAGAGCCGAAGAGGACGGGAGCACCGGGAGGTGATGCGAACCCATCGATGGCTGGCCAGGGCCTGCCGGGGAATAAACGGATCCTCGTTAGTTTTTCTGGAGCCAGGGTAAGATCTCCAAAGTGGCGTGGCTTGGTAAGACCTCCAAAGTGGCGTGGCGTGGCCAGGGCTTCGGGCCGTTTATCGCCACCAAACAGCTGGAGGTTGACTTGCCAGAGCCTGATTGGAGGTTAGCCACTCAACTAAACAGGTCCGTAAGGAACTTTCATCATGTGAAGCTAAAGAAAGCCATCACTCCCTTCAAACCACAGATAAGTGTCTTTTTGGCTGATTATATATAGGATAGACACATTTAAATCTGGGACATCAATATCTTTTTATTTGAATATAAATATGTTGATTGAACTTTGAAAAGTAATTAAGTCTAGGTTTGTGTTTCCGAAGTGGTTACAAAATAATTATATATAAATAATCGGTTATaatttacatacatttaaacTAGTATAATTGATGGTAAACAAAAATAGTGGTATCCTAGTGAGTAGTGACCATGCCCTTAACGACGACAGTGGACACGCTTACTTGGATGGAGTATTTTAGGGCCAGTTTggttgccaaaaaatttggcaaaacactactgtagcattttcgttgttatttagtaattagtgtccaattatagtct
It encodes:
- the LOC136502338 gene encoding phosphomevalonate kinase, peroxisomal-like yields the protein MEVVASAPGKVLIAGGYLVLERPNAGLVLSTTARFYAVVRPLRDSLPADSWAWAWTDVKVTSPQLSREATYKLSLTKSTLQLTSARESTNPFVEQAIQFSVAAAKATIIDKERKDVVHKLLLQGLNITVLGCNDFYSYRKQIEARGLPLTPEVLLLLPPFSSITFNSEDANGTTTGEKCKPEVAKTGLGSSAAMTTSVVAAVLHYLGAVNLSCPGQSSGDNATGQGLDLVHAIAQSAHCIAQGKIGSGFDVSAAVYGSQRYVRFSPEILSSAQATGGTSLPDVVSDIVTQRWDHENKQFSLPPLMTLLLGEPGTGGSSTPSMVGSVKRWQKSDPEKSKDTWSKLAIANSALENQLRILKGLSENHWEAYESVVRSCSHLTYGKWTEVATNQDQELIVRSLLAARDASLEIRLHMREMGIAAGVPIEPDSQTQLLDDTMNMEGVLLDGVPGAGGFDAVYSVTLGDANNAVANAWSSVGVLPLLVREDCHGVSLEDADPRTREVSAAVSSIQIN